One part of the Clarias gariepinus isolate MV-2021 ecotype Netherlands chromosome 24, CGAR_prim_01v2, whole genome shotgun sequence genome encodes these proteins:
- the fzd9a gene encoding frizzled-9 yields MMLCGSFKFRAIPMAWQVIFEVLLCQLVAAAFPLEIGVYDGEWGRPAKCEPITIPMCQGIGYNMTRMPNFLKYDSQVEASIKLREFAPLVEYGCDAHLRFFLCSLYVPMCTDKVSNTIPACRPMCEQARQRCSPIMEKFSFSWPDSLDCSKLPKSNDPNSLCIEAPENDTVPETRKGEGMLPVPARPRQSGSGHGQTSGSCENQEKFQYVERSKSCAPRCTPTVDVFWSRQDKDFAFIWMAVWSTLCFVSTAFTVLTFLLDPQRFQYPERPIIFLSMCYNVYSVAFIIRSVAGAENIACDRENGQLYIIQEGLESTGCTIVFLILYYFGMASSIWWVILTVTWFLAAGRKWGHEAIEAHSSYFHMIAWGVPALKTIIILTMRKVAGDELTGLCYVGSMDTNALTGFVLIPLSCYLIIGTSFVLTGFVALFHIRKIMKTEGTNTEKLEKLMFKIGIFSVLYTVPATCVIICYFYERLNTDYWKFSALESKCVSFPGRRVEDCSLESSVPAVAVFMLKIFMSLVVGITSGVWVWSSKTLQTWQGLCTRRLSMRTTHKPCPNINCSSSHCHYKVTSFHGNKTDSLADSPTRV; encoded by the coding sequence ATGATGCTTTGTGGGAGTTTTAAATTCCGTGCCATTCCCATGGCATGGCAAGTGATATTCGAGGTGCTCCTGTGCCAACTTGTGGCTGCAGCTTTCCCGCTGGAGATTGGCGTTTACGATGGCGAGTGGGGCAGGCCGGCAAAATGCGAGCCGATCACCATTCCCATGTGCCAAGGAATTGGGTACAACATGACAAGGATGCCTAACTTCTTGAAATACGATAGCCAAGTGGAGGCAAGTATAAAACTCAGAGAATTTGCTCCTCTGGTGGAATATGGCTGTGATGCCCATCTTCGCTTCTTCCTGTGTTCTTTGTATGTGCCTATGTGTACGGACAAAGTGTCCAACACTATCCCTGCATGCCGGCCTATGTGCGAGCAAGCGAGACAGAGGTGCTCGCCTATTATGGAGAAATTCAGTTTCAGCTGGCCGGATTCATTGGACTGTTCAAAGCTGCCAAAGAGTAATGACCCTAATTCACTGTGCATCGAGGCTCCAGAGAATGACACAGTGCCTGAGACTAGGAAAGGGGAGGGCATGCTGCCGGTACCCGCCAGACCCAGGCAGTCAGGCAGCGGGCATGGACAAACATCTGGATCTTGCGAGAACCAGGAAAAGTTCCAGTATGTTGAGAGGAGCAAGTCATGTGCGCCACGATGCACCCCAACCGTGGACGTGTTCTGGTCCAGACAGGACAAGGACTTTGCTTTTATCTGGATGGCCGTGTGGTCTACTCTTTGCTTCGTCTCGACTGCTTTCACAGTCCTCACCTTCCTCTTGGACCCACAGCGCTTCCAGTACCCTGAGAGGCCTATTATTTTTCTCTCCATGTGCTACAACGTATACTCTGTGGCTTTTATTATCCGCTCTGTGGCAGGAGCTGAGAACATCGCCTGTGACAGAGAAAACGGGCAGCTTTACATCATACAAGAGGGCTTAGAGAGCACAGGCTGTACCATAGTCTTCCTCATCCTGTATTACTTTGGCATGGCCAGCTCTATCTGGTGGGTCATTTTGACAGTTACCTGGTTTCTTGCAGCTGGCAGGAAATGGGGGCATGAAGCCATTGAGGCTCACAGCAGCTACTTTCACATGATTGCCTGGGGCGTCCCGGCTTTGAAGACCATAATCATTCTCACTATGCGCAAAGTGGCAGGCGACGAGTTGACCGGACTATGCTACGTCGGAAGTATGGACACGAATGCTTTAACTGGGTTTGTTCTCATCCCTCTGTCCTGCTATCTGATCATTGGCACCTCTTTTGTCCTCACCGGGTTTGTTGCGCTCTTCCATATCCGTAAGATCATGAAAACCGAGGGCACCAACACAGAAAAGCTGGAAAAGCTGATGTTTAAGATCGGGATCTTCTCGGTCCTTTACACCGTCCCTGCAACATGCGTGATCATCTGCTACTTCTACGAGAGACTCAACACGGACTACTGGAAGTTTAGCGCTCTGGAAAGCAAGTGCGTCTCATTTCCCGGGCGAAGGGTCGAGGACTGTTCTCTGGAGTCTTCCGTGCCTGCTGTCGCCGTGTTCATGCTGAAGATATTCATGTCCTTAGTGGTGGGCATCACCAGCGGAGTCTGGGTGTGGAGCTCAAAGACTCTCCAGACTTGGCAAGGCTTATGCACCAGGAGGTTGTCGATGAGGACGACGCACAAGCCCTGTCCTAACATCAACTGCAGCAGCTCGCACTGCCATTACAAAGTGACTTCCTTCCATGGAAACAAAACTGATTCGTTGGCAGACAGTCCTACGAGGGTTTGA